AGCTTCGACTTCCCGTACGCCTCCCACTTCCGGTAGCTGTCCGCCGGCCGCCGCAGATCTTCCTGGCCGATCCCGGTCACCGTCCGGTGCATGAACGAGCTAACCGTCACCACCCGGCTGCCCGGCGTACGGAGCAGCAACGGCAGCAGTCGACCGGTCAGCGCGAAGTGCCCGAGGTGGTTCGTACCTAGCTGCAACTCGAACCCGTCGATGGTCTGCCGGTACGGCGGCGCCATCACCCCGGCGTTGTTGATCAGTAGGTCCAGCCGGTCATCAGCCGTCGCCACTTCGTCGGCCGCTCGCGCAACACTGGCCAGATCGGCCAGGTCCAGCTCCAGTACAACTGGTTCCTTGCCGGACTTCGCGGTGAGCGTCCGGGCCGCGTCAGCTGCCTTCACCGGGTTGCGCGCGGCAATCACCACATCCGCGCGGTGCCTGAGCAGCTCCAGCGCGGTCTCGTACCCGAGGCCGCTGGTCGCGCCAGTCACCAGCGCCCGTCGACCGGTCAGGTCCGGGATGTCTGCCGTACTCCAGGTCATGCGCCCACAGTAGCCGCGGGCGCATGACCTGGGGTGTCACTTGAGGATCTTGCGGTCCTGGAAAGCCTTGGTGACCTGAGCGGCCGCCGCCTTCCCGTACAGCAACCGCGCCGCCTGGACGGTGTCCTGCGCCGCAGCGGCGAACGACGTGTCGGGGTCGTAGAAGAAGGTCGCCTCGAGGATCACCTTGTTCGCCTTCGCCCGGCCGAGTGCCTGGTGGATGTCCCACAGCGCGTTCGACCAGATCTCACCGTCGTCGTGCACCTCACCGTCGATGTCGTCGGTGGTCTTGCCGGTGTCCGTACGCCGCAGGCAGTGCGGCTCGTCGGTCGTGTACGAGGTGGCGTCCCAGTCCATCACACACGGCAGGTTGAACCCCTTGCTGACCGGAACAGACATGGTCACGGCCCAGTAGTCGCCGAAGCCCTCGCCGATGGCACCCGCCTGCTCCGACTCGCCGAAGCCGGGTACGACATCGTCCTGGATCGCGTGCCCGTACTCGTGCCAGATCACCTCGGCGTCCTCGGCATCGTCGACGCCACCTTCGCCGTACGTGATCATGTCGGTCGACGGGTCGTAGAACGAGTTGTCACCGGAGTACGTGTCGACGGAGATGTCCTGCGACTCGTTGTTCACATCCTTGAAGCCCAGTTGCTGGATGTACTCCTGCGTCTGGTTGATGTGGTAGTACGACATGACCTGCTCGAACTTGTCGTTCG
The genomic region above belongs to Kribbella solani and contains:
- a CDS encoding oxidoreductase: MTWSTADIPDLTGRRALVTGATSGLGYETALELLRHRADVVIAARNPVKAADAARTLTAKSGKEPVVLELDLADLASVARAADEVATADDRLDLLINNAGVMAPPYRQTIDGFELQLGTNHLGHFALTGRLLPLLLRTPGSRVVTVSSFMHRTVTGIGQEDLRRPADSYRKWEAYGKSKLANLLFMLELDRRARAAGADLMSVGAHPGYASTHLQAAGPELAGRPLQARVWGTASRLIAQSAAAGAWPSLYAATYADLRPGSFVGPSFLEYRGIPKIVLPTRTAQDPELARRLWDWSVDATGIGPVLTVPA